Proteins encoded by one window of Rhodobacteraceae bacterium IMCC1335:
- a CDS encoding tyrosine-type recombinase/integrase, with the protein MPKYLQKRRRKWYAILEIPKTLRPTFNKPRFVQSLETESLTIAETRVLPVVHNWKQLIEAAKSNDGNLEALTGQFRVDAERLKNAGVPDHEIQMAHEDLAVTLSTRDSPTDTYDNKIFDAYQIVHEGKTLLSEHIDEYLESLDVEAKTLDGKRRDLNHFAQTFVMASDANKVAVRDWVNNTLGNKMGLSVGTRGRVISNCRGYWDYLEKYKQLDIPAPFHKVLPPKPKKKTKAEIEKQRKAFRVQDYHKLLASCDRDPTLADLIRLAAYTGCRIEELCSLKIQNVADDRFEILDAKSEAGWRTIPIHNDIKQVIARLIDTATGQYLISGLSFNKYGDRSNAIGKRFGRLKTRLGYGPDYVFHSLRKGFATQLENAGVPHNVAARLYGP; encoded by the coding sequence ATGCCAAAGTACCTTCAGAAACGAAGACGTAAATGGTACGCAATCCTAGAGATTCCTAAAACCCTGCGACCCACATTTAATAAGCCTCGGTTTGTACAATCTTTAGAAACAGAGTCACTGACCATAGCTGAAACGAGAGTTCTTCCTGTAGTTCATAATTGGAAACAGTTGATAGAAGCAGCAAAGTCCAATGATGGTAACCTTGAGGCTTTGACTGGTCAGTTTAGGGTAGACGCTGAGAGATTAAAGAACGCTGGTGTACCTGACCATGAAATTCAGATGGCACATGAAGACCTTGCTGTGACCCTATCAACTCGAGACAGCCCCACCGATACATACGATAATAAAATATTTGATGCTTATCAGATAGTGCATGAAGGGAAGACGCTTCTTTCAGAACATATCGATGAATACCTTGAATCCTTAGATGTTGAGGCCAAAACTCTGGACGGCAAAAGAAGAGATTTAAATCATTTCGCACAAACCTTTGTAATGGCTAGTGATGCAAACAAAGTAGCCGTCAGAGATTGGGTAAATAATACCCTCGGCAATAAAATGGGGTTATCAGTTGGAACACGAGGAAGAGTTATTTCTAACTGTAGAGGGTATTGGGATTACCTTGAGAAATACAAACAGTTGGACATCCCTGCCCCATTCCACAAAGTTCTTCCACCAAAGCCTAAGAAGAAGACAAAGGCTGAGATAGAGAAGCAGCGTAAAGCCTTTAGAGTGCAAGATTACCATAAGCTGCTGGCTAGTTGTGATAGGGACCCTACCCTAGCTGACTTAATCAGGCTTGCTGCTTACACTGGCTGTCGTATTGAAGAACTTTGTAGCCTTAAAATTCAGAATGTAGCTGACGATAGGTTTGAAATCCTAGATGCTAAATCAGAGGCTGGATGGCGTACAATCCCAATTCACAACGACATAAAACAAGTCATCGCTAGACTAATAGATACAGCTACAGGTCAATATTTAATCTCTGGGCTTTCCTTCAATAAATACGGAGACAGGTCTAATGCTATCGGTAAGAGATTTGGTAGGCTAAAGACCAGACTTGGGTACGGTCCTGATTATGTATTCCACTCCCTTAGAAAAGGCTTTGCTACTCAATTAGAGAACGCTGGAGTGCCTCATAACGTAGCCGCTAGGCTTTATGGGCCATGA
- a CDS encoding transposase, producing the protein MARKRYSDEDVLKLLREIDVHLHDGLDVVSACRKAGISDKSYYYWRKKFGGLSRSQVSEMKSLKKENERLKKIVADLQLDKVILKESLDHLKPRA; encoded by the coding sequence ATGGCTCGAAAGCGTTATTCTGATGAAGATGTGTTGAAGTTGTTACGCGAGATTGATGTTCATTTGCACGATGGTTTGGACGTTGTGAGTGCGTGTCGCAAAGCTGGGATTTCTGATAAGAGTTATTATTACTGGCGTAAGAAGTTTGGAGGCCTTTCTCGTTCGCAGGTTTCTGAGATGAAATCGCTCAAGAAAGAAAACGAGCGCTTGAAGAAGATCGTCGCTGACTTGCAGTTAGACAAGGTGATCCTGAAGGAGAGCCTTGATCATCTAAAGCCGCGGGCCTGA
- a CDS encoding IS3 family transposase — MTRAQLRQAIIHTRQKLDISERRACAVLDVARSSLRYQAKSVDDTELRLAMIRLAKQYGWYGYRKVTALLRMEGWRVNHKKVERLWNEEGLQLPRRHKKRKRLYHKDSSIIRLRPTHPNHIWAIDFVHDKLSNGHSYKMFTVLDEYTREALCVAVRSKMNANDVLETLHPLLIKHGKPEFIRSDNGPEFIATHLQDWLKRIGIKPMQIYPGSPWENGYNERFNGTLRKEVLNAEWFHTTRQAQVAINVWLRQYNQFRPHHALNMRPPVPETLLEKPKINGRI, encoded by the coding sequence CTGACGCGGGCTCAGCTTCGTCAGGCTATTATTCATACGCGTCAAAAGCTGGATATTTCTGAGCGGCGTGCTTGCGCTGTTCTGGATGTAGCCCGCTCAAGTCTGCGCTATCAAGCCAAATCAGTAGATGATACCGAACTACGCTTGGCGATGATCCGGCTGGCCAAGCAATATGGGTGGTATGGCTATAGAAAAGTCACCGCCCTGCTGCGCATGGAAGGCTGGCGTGTTAACCACAAGAAGGTCGAGCGCTTATGGAACGAAGAAGGTTTACAGCTGCCGCGCCGGCACAAGAAGCGCAAACGGCTTTATCATAAAGACAGCTCCATCATCAGGTTGCGGCCCACACATCCCAACCATATTTGGGCGATCGACTTTGTGCACGATAAGCTTAGCAATGGGCACAGCTATAAAATGTTCACGGTTCTAGATGAATATACCCGTGAAGCGCTCTGCGTGGCAGTGCGGTCCAAAATGAATGCGAACGACGTTTTGGAGACATTGCACCCGCTGCTGATTAAACATGGTAAGCCAGAGTTTATTCGCTCTGACAACGGACCCGAGTTCATTGCCACGCATCTACAGGACTGGCTGAAGAGGATCGGCATCAAACCAATGCAAATCTATCCAGGCAGCCCTTGGGAAAATGGGTATAACGAACGCTTTAACGGCACCTTGCGAAAAGAAGTGCTCAACGCAGAATGGTTCCACACCACACGGCAAGCCCAGGTCGCTATCAATGTTTGGCTTAGGCAATACAACCAGTTCAGACCTCACCATGCATTGAACATGCGCCCACCCGTCCCAGAAACCTTATTAGAGAAACCAAAAATCAATGGACGAATATAG
- a CDS encoding DUF1127 domain-containing protein translates to MTHQAVGSPRNMPRVLSRSFLGAITYSTTNALKTFVILFIHFWGFLELQMLHSGNSDFTTSKAKKVTYLRVVEAKEKRMLRQLFKSMVVARQAAAAIETLKHMSDRQLEDIGFTRATYVDQIKASVLAELDAADEQKAVVAPVNPNLVGAV, encoded by the coding sequence TTGACACATCAGGCAGTTGGTTCGCCAAGGAATATGCCAAGGGTGCTTTCTCGTTCTTTTCTTGGGGCTATTACCTATAGCACCACCAACGCCCTTAAGACGTTTGTCATTTTGTTTATTCATTTTTGGGGGTTCCTAGAGTTGCAAATGCTGCATAGCGGCAATTCAGATTTCACTACGTCTAAAGCGAAAAAGGTGACCTATCTAAGAGTTGTTGAAGCAAAGGAGAAAAGAATGCTTAGACAACTATTTAAATCAATGGTCGTGGCCCGTCAGGCTGCCGCTGCAATCGAAACTTTGAAGCACATGTCTGACCGTCAATTAGAAGATATTGGTTTCACCCGTGCAACGTATGTTGACCAAATTAAAGCAAGTGTTTTGGCTGAGTTAGACGCAGCGGATGAACAAAAAGCAGTGGTAGCGCCTGTAAATCCAAACTTGGTTGGTGCTGTTTAA
- the ychF gene encoding redox-regulated ATPase YchF has product MGFKMGIVGLPNVGKSTLFNALTKTAAAQAANFPFCTIEPNVGDVAVPDARLDTLAKIASSKQVIPTRMTFVDIAGLVKGASKGEGLGNQFLANIREVDAIAHVLRCFEDSDVTHVDGRVDPVSDAETIETELMLADIESIEKRLQGLSRKVRGGDKEAVQQERLLKAALVVLEEGKPARSVEVEQEDLKAWKMLQLLTSKPILFVCNVDEETACTGNTFSQQVHDMAAAQGAGTVIISAQIEEEISQLEPEEAAMFLDEMGLEEAGLDRLIRAGYKLLELETYFTVGPKEARAWTIKGGTYAPQAAGVIHGDFERGFIRAETIAYEDYVALEGEQKSKEAGKMRVEGKSYIVKDGDVLHFLFNA; this is encoded by the coding sequence ATGGGGTTTAAAATGGGTATTGTCGGGTTACCAAATGTTGGTAAATCCACCTTGTTTAACGCCTTAACCAAAACCGCGGCTGCGCAGGCGGCAAATTTTCCGTTCTGCACCATTGAACCGAATGTGGGCGATGTGGCCGTGCCCGATGCACGCCTTGATACTTTGGCTAAAATCGCCAGCTCAAAGCAAGTGATCCCAACGCGGATGACATTCGTTGACATTGCCGGGTTGGTCAAAGGGGCATCAAAAGGTGAAGGGCTTGGAAACCAATTTCTGGCAAATATCCGCGAGGTCGATGCCATCGCTCATGTGCTGCGCTGTTTCGAGGATTCTGATGTTACCCATGTTGATGGGCGCGTCGACCCGGTATCTGACGCCGAGACGATCGAAACCGAGCTGATGCTGGCCGATATTGAAAGCATTGAGAAGCGCCTGCAAGGCCTTAGCCGCAAAGTGCGCGGCGGTGATAAAGAGGCGGTGCAACAAGAGCGCTTGCTTAAAGCCGCTTTGGTGGTGCTTGAAGAAGGAAAACCAGCGCGCAGCGTTGAGGTTGAGCAAGAGGATCTGAAAGCTTGGAAAATGCTTCAGCTGTTAACCAGCAAGCCGATCCTGTTTGTGTGCAATGTGGATGAGGAGACCGCGTGCACAGGAAATACGTTTTCGCAACAGGTGCATGATATGGCGGCTGCACAGGGCGCTGGAACCGTTATTATCAGCGCCCAGATTGAAGAAGAGATCAGCCAATTAGAGCCTGAAGAAGCCGCCATGTTTCTGGATGAGATGGGCTTAGAAGAGGCTGGATTAGATCGCTTGATCCGCGCCGGCTATAAGCTCTTGGAATTGGAAACCTATTTCACCGTTGGCCCTAAAGAGGCGCGGGCCTGGACGATAAAAGGCGGCACCTACGCCCCCCAAGCCGCCGGGGTGATCCATGGTGATTTTGAGCGCGGTTTTATCCGGGCCGAGACCATAGCCTATGAGGATTATGTTGCCCTTGAGGGAGAACAGAAATCCAAGGAAGCCGGAAAGATGCGCGTTGAAGGTAAATCTTACATCGTGAAAGACGGTGATGTTTTGCATTTTCTATTCAACGCATAA
- a CDS encoding tryptophan synthase subunit alpha produces the protein MTRIDDKFAALKADGKKAFVSYVMAGDPDYHTALELVKGLPAAGVDIIELGLPFTDPMADGSTIQLAGQRALEAGMTLQKTLNLAAEFRKQDNVTPIVLMGYYNPIYNHGVDQFLQDAKTAGIDGLIIVDLPPEEDDELCVPAQAAGLNFIRLATPTTDAKRLPKVLQNTSGFVYYVSITGITGAGEAQAQNVGPEVAQIKANTDLPVIVGFGINTPEAAQSIAEIADGAVVGSAIVSELAKGKPVAEVLAFVKTLSDGAHRG, from the coding sequence ATGACTCGGATTGACGATAAATTTGCCGCATTAAAAGCAGATGGGAAAAAGGCATTTGTCTCCTATGTCATGGCTGGAGATCCAGATTATCACACCGCGCTTGAGCTGGTGAAAGGCCTTCCCGCAGCGGGTGTGGATATTATTGAACTGGGGCTCCCTTTCACCGATCCAATGGCAGATGGCAGCACGATTCAGCTGGCGGGGCAGCGCGCGCTTGAAGCCGGCATGACCTTGCAAAAAACGCTGAATTTAGCCGCTGAATTTCGCAAGCAAGATAATGTAACACCTATCGTTTTGATGGGTTATTACAACCCGATCTACAATCATGGTGTTGACCAATTTCTGCAGGATGCAAAAACCGCTGGAATTGACGGGTTGATCATCGTGGATTTGCCCCCCGAAGAGGATGACGAGCTCTGCGTTCCGGCGCAAGCCGCGGGCTTAAATTTTATTCGCCTCGCAACGCCAACAACGGATGCCAAACGGTTGCCAAAGGTTCTTCAGAATACGTCAGGCTTTGTGTATTATGTGTCGATCACGGGCATCACGGGCGCCGGCGAAGCGCAAGCCCAAAACGTGGGGCCTGAAGTGGCACAAATTAAAGCAAATACGGATCTGCCGGTGATCGTTGGATTTGGCATCAACACCCCTGAAGCGGCGCAAAGCATCGCTGAAATTGCCGATGGCGCCGTGGTGGGATCGGCGATTGTCAGTGAATTGGCCAAGGGCAAACCCGTTGCAGAGGTGTTGGCGTTTGTCAAAACCCTCTCAGATGGGGCACATCGCGGTTAA
- a CDS encoding acyl dehydratase, with protein sequence MYFEDFVVGFHFEAEPKQISKAQILAFAQDWDPQPFHLDDAQAEASPYGGIIASGWQTVLIGFEAVFRTRLFEKCSIGSPGVDEVRWFIPVYPDDILTCAITVEEARRSRSKPDRGFIKTRFVIRNQSQKIVSSFLATQMLLLAA encoded by the coding sequence ATGTATTTTGAAGATTTTGTGGTCGGGTTTCATTTTGAAGCCGAACCAAAACAGATTTCAAAAGCGCAAATTCTTGCCTTCGCGCAGGACTGGGATCCGCAGCCGTTTCATCTCGATGACGCGCAAGCCGAAGCGTCCCCCTATGGTGGGATCATCGCCAGCGGCTGGCAAACGGTTTTGATCGGATTCGAAGCGGTTTTTCGCACCAGGCTGTTTGAAAAATGCTCAATCGGGTCGCCAGGGGTGGATGAGGTGCGCTGGTTTATACCCGTCTATCCAGACGACATTTTAACCTGCGCGATTACAGTAGAAGAGGCGCGCCGCTCACGCAGCAAGCCCGATCGCGGATTTATCAAAACCCGGTTTGTTATCCGAAACCAAAGCCAAAAAATCGTAAGCAGCTTTTTGGCCACGCAAATGCTTCTTCTGGCCGCATAA
- a CDS encoding L-lactate dehydrogenase, with amino-acid sequence MPVITNIYDLKKIYARRVPRMFYDYTESGSWTEQTFSENVSDFQQLKLRQRVAVDMTGRSTASTMVGQQVAMPVALAPVGLTGMQSADGEIKAARAAESFGVPYTLSTMSICSIEDVAAHTEAPFWMQLYMLKDNDFNDRLVERARAANCSALVLTLDLQILGQRHKDIRNGLSAPPKLTPKSIANLATKWGWGVEMLGTKRRFFGNIVGHARGVSDPSSLSSWTAEQFDPALDWNKVARLKDVWGGKVILKGILDQEDAKMALKVGADAIIVSNHGGRQLDGALSSIKALPGIVEAVGDKIEVHMDGGIRSGQDVLKALALGAKGTYIGRSHIYGLGAMGQEGVRKSLELIHKELDISMALCGHKRVQDLNRNTLLIPKGFAGDWE; translated from the coding sequence ATGCCTGTAATCACCAATATCTACGATCTTAAAAAAATCTATGCGCGCCGCGTGCCGCGCATGTTTTATGATTACACGGAGTCTGGCAGCTGGACAGAGCAAACGTTTAGTGAAAATGTATCCGATTTTCAACAGCTTAAACTTCGTCAACGGGTTGCAGTTGATATGACAGGGCGCAGCACCGCCAGCACCATGGTGGGGCAGCAGGTTGCCATGCCGGTGGCTTTGGCCCCGGTTGGTTTGACCGGAATGCAATCTGCCGATGGCGAAATAAAAGCCGCACGGGCAGCCGAAAGCTTTGGCGTGCCCTACACCTTATCCACAATGTCCATCTGTTCAATCGAGGATGTCGCAGCCCATACTGAGGCGCCTTTTTGGATGCAACTTTACATGCTGAAGGACAATGATTTTAATGATCGCTTGGTCGAGCGGGCACGCGCGGCAAACTGCTCTGCCTTGGTTCTGACGCTGGACTTACAGATCTTGGGCCAGCGTCACAAAGACATCCGCAACGGGCTGTCGGCCCCACCCAAATTGACACCCAAATCGATTGCCAATTTGGCCACAAAATGGGGCTGGGGCGTAGAAATGCTGGGCACAAAGCGGCGGTTTTTTGGCAATATTGTCGGCCATGCCAGAGGCGTCAGCGATCCAAGCAGCCTCTCCTCTTGGACAGCCGAACAATTTGATCCGGCGCTTGATTGGAACAAGGTGGCCCGTTTAAAGGATGTCTGGGGCGGCAAAGTCATTTTAAAAGGCATTTTAGATCAAGAAGATGCCAAGATGGCCCTGAAAGTTGGTGCGGATGCGATTATCGTCTCCAACCATGGCGGGCGGCAATTGGATGGCGCGCTAAGCTCGATCAAGGCGCTTCCGGGCATTGTTGAAGCGGTGGGCGATAAAATTGAAGTGCATATGGATGGTGGCATCCGCTCTGGCCAAGATGTTCTGAAAGCCTTAGCGCTTGGGGCGAAAGGCACCTATATCGGGCGCTCGCATATTTATGGGCTTGGGGCAATGGGCCAAGAAGGCGTGCGCAAAAGCCTTGAGCTTATTCACAAAGAGCTCGATATTTCAATGGCGCTATGCGGCCATAAACGGGTTCAGGATCTAAATCGCAACACCTTGTTGATCCCGAAAGGGTTTGCGGGGGATTGGGAATAG
- a CDS encoding 50S ribosomal protein L25/general stress protein Ctc — protein sequence MAGEIPNLEVLPRTGTGKGAARQARRDGMVPGVVYGGGVDPLPIQIPFNVLFKRLKAGRFLSTLFNLKVEGHEDVRVICRDVQRDVVKDLPTHLDLMRLRRNSKINLFITVEFLNEDVCPGIKRGGYLNVVRPEVELVVTAGDIPEKLTVDLAEVAVGDVITISAISLPEGARPTIDRDFVIANLSAPGGISASEEEEAVAGTGDAPAEDSAE from the coding sequence ATGGCTGGAGAGATTCCAAATCTTGAAGTTTTGCCACGCACGGGGACAGGCAAGGGCGCCGCTCGTCAGGCGCGGCGCGATGGCATGGTGCCGGGTGTTGTCTATGGAGGCGGCGTTGATCCGCTACCCATTCAGATTCCATTCAACGTGTTGTTTAAGCGTCTGAAAGCGGGGCGTTTTTTATCAACGCTGTTTAACTTAAAAGTTGAAGGCCATGAGGATGTTCGGGTGATTTGCCGGGATGTACAGCGTGACGTTGTGAAAGATCTGCCAACCCATCTGGATCTGATGCGCTTACGCCGCAACTCAAAAATCAACCTATTCATCACCGTTGAGTTTCTAAATGAAGACGTTTGTCCGGGGATCAAGCGCGGCGGCTATTTGAACGTCGTGCGCCCTGAAGTTGAATTGGTGGTTACCGCGGGCGATATTCCCGAAAAGCTTACCGTCGACCTTGCGGAGGTTGCCGTCGGAGATGTGATTACGATTTCTGCAATCAGTCTTCCAGAGGGGGCGCGCCCCACGATTGATCGCGATTTTGTAATCGCCAATTTATCGGCACCGGGTGGTATTTCTGCATCAGAGGAAGAAGAAGCCGTAGCCGGAACAGGCGATGCACCCGCAGAAGACTCCGCGGAGTAA
- a CDS encoding aminoacyl-tRNA hydrolase gives MQLFVGLGNPGSKYAQNRHNIGFMALDKIASENGFSPWKKKFSGVISEGRLGSEKLVLLKPETFMNLSGQSVGEAMRFFKLTPDEIIVFHDELDLAPGKCRLKTAGGHAGHNGLRSIHQHIGADYHRVRLGIGHPGHKDRVAGYVLHDFAKADHAWLDDLLSGIGEGAVKLAGKDPAGFMNKVALKAQAQKSQKPKAAQPHRNEAALEKPQSPDKEDPVRNPLQRLIDKFK, from the coding sequence ATGCAATTATTCGTCGGATTGGGGAATCCTGGTTCAAAATACGCCCAGAACCGCCATAATATTGGATTTATGGCGCTTGATAAAATTGCCTCTGAAAATGGATTTTCACCTTGGAAAAAAAAATTTAGCGGCGTGATCAGCGAAGGCCGCTTGGGATCAGAAAAACTGGTTTTGTTAAAACCGGAAACCTTTATGAACCTATCCGGACAATCGGTCGGAGAGGCGATGCGGTTTTTTAAGCTGACGCCCGATGAGATCATTGTGTTTCATGATGAATTGGATTTAGCACCGGGCAAATGCCGCCTGAAAACAGCAGGCGGCCATGCGGGGCATAATGGCTTGCGCTCAATCCACCAGCATATCGGGGCTGACTATCATCGCGTACGCTTGGGCATCGGGCATCCGGGGCATAAAGACCGCGTGGCCGGATATGTGCTTCATGATTTTGCCAAAGCCGATCATGCTTGGTTAGATGATTTACTCAGCGGTATTGGCGAGGGCGCTGTAAAATTAGCCGGTAAAGATCCGGCAGGCTTTATGAATAAAGTCGCGCTCAAAGCGCAGGCACAAAAATCCCAAAAACCAAAAGCGGCCCAGCCGCACAGGAACGAAGCCGCCCTTGAAAAACCACAATCGCCAGATAAGGAAGATCCCGTAAGAAATCCGCTTCAAAGGTTGATCGATAAATTCAAATAA